One Pristiophorus japonicus isolate sPriJap1 chromosome X, sPriJap1.hap1, whole genome shotgun sequence genomic region harbors:
- the LOC139240800 gene encoding uncharacterized PE-PGRS family protein PE_PGRS54-like, protein MAGAGGGIHCGTHSDVEKDVIMAQHGRERTPRFSDTALSALVGDVLYLQGKEALQTNSQEAVGPDCHGGQYQDLSPEELDAVPQKLDHQLLLVGGHTDTGRNTDTGGNTETGGHTDTGRNTDTGGNTDTGGHACTDGNTDSGGLTDTGGNTDTGGNTDTGGKNDTGGHTDTGGHTDTGGNSGTGGQTDTGRQKGTVEHTATGGYTDIGGYIDTGGKTDTSGKTDTGSHTDTGSHTDTGGHTDTGGNTDTGGNTDTGGHTDTAGDTDTDGHTDTDGHTDTGGQTDTGRQKGTVEHTATGGYTDTGGYIDTGGKTDTSGKTYTGSHTDTGSHTDTGGHTGTGGHTDAGGHTDTGGNTDTGGNTDTGGHTDTAGDTDTDGHTDTGGNSDTVGHNATGGQTENGGNAETGGHTVTSGHTDTGGHTDTGGHTDTGGHTDIGGNTDTGGLTDTGGHTDTGGHTDIGGNTDTGGHTDTGGNNDTGGQTDTGRHTVTGGHTVTGGHTDTGRHTDTGGNIDTCGHTATGGHTDTGGNSDTGGNSDTGGSTDTGGHTDTSGNTYTGGHTDAGGNTDTGGHTDTGGHIDTGGNTDTGGNTDTAGNTDTSGHTDTGGNTDTGGNTDTGGHSDTGRHTDTGGNTDTGGHTDTGGNIDTGGHTDTGGHTDTGGHTDSGGPTDTGCYTNTGGHTDTGAHTDTGGHTETGGHTDTGGNTDTGGNTDTGGYSNTCRNNDNGGHTDTGGHTDTGGHTDSGGPTDTGGHTATGGHTDTGGNTDTGGNTDTGGNTDNCGNTDNGGHTDTCGHTDTGGNTDTCGQTDTCGQTDTCGQTDTGGHIDTGGHTDTGGNTDNGGHTDTGGHTDTGGHTDTGGHTDSGGPTGPGGPTDPGGQTNTGGHIDTGGHTDTVGQTDTGVHTDTGGNTDTGGHSDTGCYTVTGGHTDTGWNSDTGGNTDNGGKTDNGGNADNGGNTDNGGKTYTGGYTNTCGNIDNGGHTDTGGHTDTGGHTDTGGPTVTGGHTDTGGHTDTGGHTDTGGNSDTGGNTDTGGNTDNGGKTDNGGQTDTGGHTDTGGHTDTGGHTDTDTGGHTDTGGNIDTGGNTDNGGNTDNGGHTDTSGHTDTGGNTYTGGHTDTGGNIDTVGHTDTGGHTDTGGHTDSGGPTDTGCYTNTGGHTDTGVHTDTGGHTEIGGHSNTCRNNDNGGHTDTGGHTDTGGNTDNCGNTDTGGHTDTGGHTDSGGPTGPGGPTDPVGQTNTGGHIDTGGHTDTGGQTDTGVHTDTGGNTDTGGHSDTGCYTVTGGHTDTGWSSDTAGNTDNGGKTDNGGNTDNGGNTDNGGKTYTGGFTNTCGNIDNGGHTDTGGHTDTGGHTDSGGPTVTGGHTDTGGHTDTGGHTDTGGHTDTGGNSDTGGNTDNGGKTDNGGQTDTGGHTDTGGRTDTGGHTDTGGNTDNGGHTDTGRNTDTGGNTDTGGHTDTGAHTDTGGQTDIGWHTNTGGNTDTGGKTYTGGHTDTGGHTLTGGHTDTGGNTDTGGHTDTAGNTDTGGDTDTCGHSDTGEHTDTGGDTDTCGHSETDGHTDTGGNSDTGEHIDTGGHTGTGHTDTGGHTDTGGNTDTGGNTDIGGNTDTAGNSDTSGHTDTGGHTDTGGHTDTGGHTDTGGHTDTGGHTDTDGNTDTGSPTDTGGDTDTGGNTDTDGHTDTGGNTDIGGHNDTGGLTDIGWHTNTGGSTDTGGNTDTGGHTDTGGNTDTGGHTDTAGNTDTGGDTADHIYTTAHTYTGAHTYTTARTYTTTRTYTGTHMYTAAHTDTGAQTGTGAHTYTAAHTYTGAHKYTTANTYKTAHTYTGAHTYSTAHTYTGTHTYTGAHTYTGAHTYITAHMYTTYIGPHMDTGAHTYKGAHMYTGAHTYASAYTFTDSHAYTGAHMYTTAHTYTGAHTYTTAHMDTGAHTYTGARIYTTAHTYTGAHTYTGAHMYTGAHMCSGAHAYTAAHTYTGAHTYTGAHTYTGAHTYTGAHTYTGAHTYTGAHKYTGVHTYNGDHM, encoded by the exons atgGCCGGAGCAGGTGGTGGAATTCATTGTGGAACTCATTCTGACGTGGAAAAAGATGTTataatggcacaacatgggagagagcgGACTCCAAGATTTTCAGACACTGCACTGTCGGCCTTGGTGGGAGATGTGCTCTATCTACAGGgcaaggaggccctccagacaaactctcAGGAGGCAGTGGGACCAGATTGCCATGGTGGTCAATACCAGGATTTAAGCCCCGAGGAACTCGATGCCgtgccgcaaaaa CTGGATCACCAGCTGCTGCTGGTCGgagggcacactgacactggtaggaacactgacactggtgggaacACTGAAACTGgagggcacactgacactggtaggaacactgacactggtgggaacactgacactggtgggcaCGCTTGTACTGATGGGAACACTGACTCTGGAGGGCTCACTGACACTGGTgggaacactgacactggtgggaacactgacactggtgggaaAAATGATActggtgggcacactgacactggtgggcacactgacactggtgggaacAGTGGCACAGGTGGTCAGACTGACACTGGTAGGCAAAAGGGCACTGTTGAGCACACTGCCACTGGTGGGTACACTGACATTGGTGGGTACATTGACACTGGTGGGAAGACTGACACAAGTGGGAAGACTGACACTggtagtcacactgacactggtagtcacactgacactggtgggcacactgacactggtgggaacactgacactggtgggaacactgacactggtgggcacactgacactgctGGGGACACTGACACTGATGGGCACACTGACACTGATGGGCACACTGACACAGGTGGTCAGACTGACACTGGTAGGCAAAAGGGCACTGTTGAGCACACTGCCACTGGTGGGTACACTGACACTGGTGGGTACATTGACACTGGTGGGAAGACTGACACAAGTGGGAAGACTTACACTggtagtcacactgacactggtagtcacactgacactggtgggcaCACTGGCACTGGTGGTCACACTGACGctggtgggcacactgacactggtgggaacactgacactggtgggaacactgacactggtgggcacactgacactgctGGGGACACTGACACTgatgggcacactgacactggtgggaacAGTGACACTGTGGGTCACAATGCCACTGGTGGGCAAACAGAAAATGGTGGGAACGCTGAAACTGGTGGGCACACTGTCACTAGTggacacactgacactggtgggcacactgacactggtgggcacactgacactggtggtCACACTGACATTGGTgggaacactgacactggtgggctcaccgacactggtggtcacactgacactggtggtCACACTGACATTGGTgggaacactgacactggtgggcaCACCGACACTGGTGGGAACAATGACACAGGTGGGCAAACTGACACAGGTAGGCACACTGTCACTGGTGGGCACACTGTCACTggtggtcacactgacactggtaggcacactgacactggtgggaacATTGACACTTGTGGTCACACAGCTACTGGTGGGCACACTGACACAGGTGGGAACAGTGACACAGGTGGGAACAGTGACACTGGTGGGAGCACTGACACTGGTGGTCACACTGACACTAGTGGGAACACCTACACAGGTGGGCACACTGACGCTGGTgggaacactgacactggtggtcacactgacactggtggtcacattgacactggtgggaacactgacactggtgggaacACTGACACTGCTGGGAACACTGACACTagtggtcacactgacactggtggaaacactgacactggtggaaacactgacactggtgggcaTAGTGACACAGGTaggcacactgacactggtgggaacactgacactggagggcacactgacactggtgggaacattgacactggtgggcacactgacactggtgggcacactgacactggtggtCACACTGACTCTGGTGGACCCACTGACACTGGTTGTTACACAAACACTGGTGGACACACTGACACTGGTgcgcacactgacactggtgggcaCACTGAAACTGGTGGGCACACTGACACAGGTGGGAACACTGACACGGGTgggaacactgacactggtgggtACAGTAACACTTGTCGGAACAATGACAATGGTGGTCACACAGACActggtgggcacactgacactggtgggcaCACTGACTCTGGTGGACCCACTGACACTGGTGGTCACACAGCCActggtgggcacactgacactggtgggaatactgacactggtgggaacactgacactggtgggaacACTGATAATTGTGGGAACACTGATAATGGTGGTCACACTGACACTTGTGGGCATACTGACACTGGTGGGAACACTGACACTTGTGGGCAAACTGACACTTGTGGGCAAACTGACACTTGtgggcaaactgacactggtggtcACATTGACACTggtggtcacactgacactggtgggaacACTGATAATggtggtcacactgacactggtggtcacactgacactggtggtCACACAGACACTGGTGGGCACACTGACTCTGGTGGACCAACTGGCCCTGGTGGACCCACTGACCCTGGTGGTCAAACAAACACTGGTGGGCACATTGACActggtgggcacactgacactgttGGACAGACTGACACTGGTGttcacacagacactggtgggaacactgacactggtgggcacagtgacactggttgTTACACAGTCActggtgggcacactgacactggttgGAACAGTGACACTGGTGGGAACACTGATAATGGTGGGAAAACCGATAATGGTGGGAACGCTGATAATGGTGGGAACACTGATAATGGTGGGAAAACTTACACTGGTGGGTACACTAACACTTGTGGGAACATTGACAATGGTGGTCACACAGACACTGGTGGGCACACTGACACCGGTGGGCACACTGACACCGGTGGACCCACTGTCACTGGTGGTCACACAGACActggtgggcacactgacactggtgggcacactgacactggtgggaacagtgacactggtgggaacactgacactggtgggaacACTGATAATGGTGGGAAAACTGATAATGGtgggcaaactgacactggtgggcacactgacactggtggtcacactgacactggtggtcacacagacactg acactggtgggcacactgacactggtgggaacATTGACACTGGTGGAAACACTGATAATGGTGGGAACACTGATAATGGTGGTCACACTGACACtagtgggcacactgacactggtgggaacACTTACACaggtgggcacactgacactggtgggaacATTGACACTgttgggcacactgacactggtgggcacactgacactggtggtCACACTGACTCTGGTGGACCCACTGACACTGGTTGTTACACAAACActggtgggcacactgacactggtgtgcacactgacactggtgggcaCACTGAAATTGGTGGGCACAGTAACACTTGTCGGAACAATGACAATGGTGGTCACACAGACActggtgggcacactgacactggtgggaacACTGATAATTGTgggaacactgacactggtggtcACACAGACACTGGTGGGCACACTGACTCTGGTGGACCCACTGGCCCTGGTGGACCCACTGACCCTGTTGGTCAAACAAACACTGGTGGGCACATTGACActggtgggcacactgacactggtggaCAGACTGACACTGgtgttcacacagacaccggtgggaacactgacactggtgggcacagtgacactggttgTTACACAGTCActggtgggcacactgacactggttgGAGCAGTGACACTGCTGGGAACACTGATAATGGTGGGAAAACTGATAATGGTGGGAACACTGATAATGGTGGGAACACTGATAATGGTGGGAAAACTTACACTGGTGGGTTCACTAACACTTGTGGGAACATTGACAATGGTGGTCACACAGACACTGGTGGGCACACTGACACCGGTGGGCACACTGACTCTGGTGGACCCACTGTCACTGGTGGTCACACAGACActggtgggcacactgacactggtgggcacactgacactggtgggcacactgacactggtgggaacAGTGACACTGGTGGGAACACTGATAATGGTGGGAAAACTGATAATGGtgggcaaactgacactggtgggcacactgacactggtggtCGCACTGACACTGGTGGTCACACAGACACTGGTGGAAACACTGACAAcggtgggcacactgacactggtaggaacactgacactggtgggaacactgacactggtggtcacactgacactggtgcgCACACTGACACAGGTGGTCAGACTGACATTGGTTGGCACACTAACACTGGTgggaacactgacactggtgggaaAACTTACACAGgagggcacactgacactggtggaCACACTCTCACTGGTGGGCACACTGACACAGGTgggaacactgacactggtgggcacactgacactgctgggaacactgacactggtggtGACACTGATACTTGTGGTCACAGTGACACTGGTGAGCACACTGACACTGGTGGTGACACTGATACTTGTGGTCACAGTGAAACTgatgggcacactgacactggtgggaacAGTGACACTGGTGAGCACATTGACACTGGTGGGCACACTGGCactggtcacactgacactg gtgggcacactgacactggtgggaacactgacactggtgggaacactgacattggtgggaACACAGACACTGCTGGGAACAGTGACACTagtggtcacactgacactggtgggcacactgacactggagggcacactgacactggagggcacactgacactggtggtcacactgacactggtggtcacactgacactgatgGGAACACTGACACTGGTAGTCCCACTGACACTGGGGGTGacactgacactggtgggaacactgacactgatgggcacactgacactggtgggaacactgacattggtgggcACAATGACACAGGTGGTCTGACTGACATTGGTTGGCACACTAACACTGGCGGGAGCACTGACACTGGTgggaacactgacactggtgggcacactgacacaggtgggaacactgacactggtgggcacactgacactgctgggaacactgacactggtggtGACACTGCTGATCACATATACACCACTGCTCATacatacactggtgctcacacgtacaccacTGCTCGCACGTACACCACTACTCGCACGTACACTGGTACTCACATGTACACTGCTGCTCACACTGACACTGGTGCTCAAACTggcactggtgctcacacgtacaccgctgctcacacatacactggtgctcacaAGTACACCACTGCTAACACGTACAAaactgctcacacgtacactggtgctcacacgtacagcactgctcacacgtacactggtactcacacgtacactggtgctcacacatacactggtgctcacacgtacatcACTGCTCACATGTACACCACATACATTGGTCCTCACAtggacactggtgctcacacgtacaaaggtgctcacatgtacactggtgctcacacgtacgcTAGTGCTTACACTTTCACTGATAGTCATGcatacactggtgctcacatgtacaccactgctcacacatacactggtgctcacacttaCACCACTGCTCACAtggacactggtgctcacacgtacactggtgctcgcatatacaccactgctcacacgtacactggtgctcacacgtacaccggtgctcacatgtacactggtgcacACATGTGCTCCGGTGCTCACGCTTATACcgctgctcacacgtacactggtgctcacacatatACTggcgctcacacgtacactggcgctcacacgtacactggcgcACACACGTACACTggcgctcacacgtacactggtgctcacaaatACACTGGTGTTCACACGTACAATGGTGATCACATGTAA
- the LOC139240802 gene encoding platelet binding protein GspB-like, translating to MITSVRVSTSVHVSASIRVVHVSTSVCVSTCVHVSTSVRVSSDVRVSTGVRVSISVRVSTSVCVSTCGHVSTSVRVSSGVRVSTSVRVNTSFCVSACISVCGSTSLHVITIVRVSTSVRVNTSFCVSACISVCGSTSLHVITIVRVSTSVRVSTSVRVSISVRVSTSVHVIASACVSTSVCVSASVRVSASACVSASVRVITSVRVSSGVHVSSGVYVSTSVRVSTSVRVSSSVHVSTSLCVSASLRVSTSVHVITSLRVITIVRVTTSVRVSTSVPVITRVRVSSGVHVSTSVRVSTSVRVNTSVFVSTSVRVSASVRVSASVCVSTSVHVITSLRVITIVRVTTSVRVSTSVPVITCVRVSSGVHVSTSVRVSTSVRVNTSFCVSASISVHVSTSLHVITIVCVSTSVRVSTSVHVSSSVRVSTSVHVSASICVSTSVHVSTSVHVITSVRVSTSVHVSASICVCTSVHVITSVRVSSSVCVSTSVCVSSSVRVSTSVRVSSGVHVSSSVCVSTCVRVSANVCVSASVRVSTSVHVSTSVRVSSGVRVSTSVHVSSGVRVSRGVCVSTSVRVSTGVRVSSGVCVSASLRVSTSVRVITSLRVITIVRVSTSVLVSTSIHVITSVRVSTSVRVNTSVHVSASICVSSSVHVITSVRVSTSIHVITSVRVSTSVRVNTSVHVSASICVSSSVHVSTSVRVSTSVRDHHVHVSTSVCVSTCVHVSTSVRVSSDVRVSTGVRVSISVRVSTSVCVSTCGHVSTSVRVSSGVRVSTSVRVNTSFCVSACISVCGSTSLHVITIVRVSTSVRVSTSVRVSTSVRVSISVRVSTSVHVIASACVRTSVCVSASVRVSASACVSASVRVITSVRVSSGVHVSSGVYVSTSVRVSTSVRVNTSVFVSTSVRVSASLRVSTSVHVITSLRVITIVRVTTSVRVSISVPVITCVRVSSGVHVSTSVRVSTSVRVNTSFCVSASISVHVSTSLHVITIVCVSTSVRVSTSVHVSSSVRVSTSVHVSASICVSTSVHVSTSVHVITSVRVSTSVHVSASIRVSVRVSTSVRVSSGVHVSSGVCVSTCVRVSTNVCVSASVRVSTSVRVSTSVRVSSGVRVSTSVHVSSGVRVSRGVCVSTSVRVSTGVRVSSGVCVSASLRVSTSVRVITSLRVITIVRVSTSVRVSTSIHVITSVRVSTSVHVNTSVNVSASICVSSSVHVITSVRVSTSIHVITSVRVSTSVRVNTSVRVNTSVHVSTSVRVSTSCTCEQWCTCEQWSICEHQCTCEHQCACEQQCTCEHQCMCERQFTCEHQCTCDYQFTCDHHCTCDHQCPCEHQCTCDHTCTCEQWCPCEHQFTSEHQYTCEHQFLCERHSVRVSTSVRVSSGVHVSSGVCVSTCVRVSANVCVSASVRVSTSVHVSTSVRVSSGVRVSTSVHVSSGVRVSRGVCVSTSVRVSTGVRVSSGVCVSASLRVSTSVRVITSLRVITIVRVSTSVRVSTSIHVITSVRVSTSVRVNTSVHVSASICVSSSVHVITSVRVSTSIHVITSARVSTSVRVNTSVHVSASICVSSSVHVSTSVRVSTSVRDHQCT from the exons AtgatcaccagtgtacgtgtgagcaccagtgtacatgtgagcgCCAGTATACGTGT tgtacatgtgagcaccagtgtatgtgtgagcacttgtgtacatgtgagcaccagtgtacgagtGAGCAGTGATGTACGTGTGAGCACCGGTGTACGTGTGAGcatcagtgtacgtgtgagcaccagtgtatgtgtgagcacTTGTGGacatgtgagcaccagtgtacgagtGAGCAgtggtgtacgtgtgagcaccagtgtacgtgtgaacaCCAGTTTTTGTGTGAGCGCctgtataagtgtgtgtgggagCACCAGTTTACATGTGATCACCattgtacgtgtgagcaccagtgtacgtgtgaacaCCAGTTTTTGTGTGAGCGCctgtataagtgtgtgtgggagCACCAGTTTACATGTGATCACCattgtacgtgtgagcaccagtgtacgtgtgagcaccagtgtacgtgtgagcattagtgtacgtgtgagcaccagtgtacatgtgatcGCCAGTGcatgtgtgagcaccagtgtatgtgtgagcgccagtgtacgtgtgagcgccAGTGCATGTGTGAGTGCCAGTGTACGTGtgatcaccagtgtacgtgtgagcagtgGTGTACATGTGAGCAGTGGAGTatatgtgagcaccagtgtacgtgtgagcaccagtgtgcgTGTGAGCAGCAGTGTACATGTGAGCACCAGTTTATGTGTGAGCGCCAgtttacgtgtgagcaccagtgtacatgtgattACCAGTTTACGTGTGATCACCATTGTACGTGTGACCACCAGTGtccgtgtgagcaccagtgtacctgTGATCACACGTGTACGTGTGAGCAGTGGTGTccatgtgagcaccagtgtacgagtgagcaccagtgtacgtgtgaacaCCAGTGTatttgtgagcaccagtgtacgtgtgagcgccagtgtacgtgtgagtgccagtgtatgtgtgagcaccagtgtacatgtgattACCAGTTTACGTGTGATCACCATTGTACGTGTGACCACCAGTGtccgtgtgagcaccagtgtacctgTGATCACATGTGTACGTGTGAGCAGTGGTGTccatgtgagcaccagtgtacgagtgagcaccagtgtacgtgtgaacaCCAGTTTTTGTGTGAGCGCCAGTATAAGTGTACATGTGAGCACTAGTTTACATGTGATCACCATTgtatgtgtgagcaccagtgtacgtgtgagcaccagtgtacatgtgagcagtagtgtacgtgtgagcaccagtgtacatgtgagcgCCAGTatatgtgtgagcaccagtgtacatgtgagcaccagtgtacatgtgatcaccagtgtacgtgtgagcaccagtgtacatgtgagcgCCAGTATATGTGTgtgcaccagtgtacatgtgatcaccagtgtacgtgtgagcagcagtgtatgtgtgagcaccagtgtatgtgtgagcagcagtgtacgtgtgagcaccagtgtacgtgtgagcagtgGTGTACATGTGAGCAGCAGTGTATGTGTGAGCACCTGTGTACGGGTGAGCGCCAATGTATGTGTGAGCGCCAGTGTTCGTGTGAGCACTAGTGtacatgtgagcaccagtgtacgagtGAGCAgtggtgtacgtgtgagcaccagtgtacatgtgagcagCGGTGTCCGTGTGAGCCgtggtgtatgtgtgagcaccagtgtacgtgtgagcactggTGTACGAGTGAGCAGTGGTGTATGTGTGAGCGCCAgtttacgtgtgagcaccagtgtacgtgtgattaCCAGTTTACGTGTGATCACCattgtacgtgtgagcaccagtgtacttgTGAGCACCAGTATACATGtgatcaccagtgtacgtgtgagcactagTGTACGTGTGaacaccagtgtacatgtgagcgCCAGTATATGTGTGAGCAGCAGTGTACATGTaatcaccagtgtacgtgtgagcaccagtatacatgtgatcaccagtgtacgtgtgagcactagTGTACGTGTGaacaccagtgtacatgtgagcgCCAGTATATGTGTGAGCAGCAGTGtacatgtgagcaccagtgtacgagtgagcaccagtgtacgtgatCACCA tgtacatgtgagcaccagtgtatgtgtgagcacttgtgtacatgtgagcaccagtgtacgagtGAGCAGTGATGTACGTGTGAGCACCGGTGTACGTGTGAGcatcagtgtacgtgtgagcaccagtgtatgtgtgagcacTTGTGGacatgtgagcaccagtgtacgagtGAGCAgtggtgtacgtgtgagcaccagtgtacgtgtgaacaCCAGTTTTTGTGTGAGCGCctgtataagtgtgtgtgggagCACCAGTTTACATGTGATCACCattgtacgtgtgagcaccagtgtacgtgtgagcaccagtgtacgtgtgagcaccagtgtacgtgtgagcattagtgtacgtgtgagcaccagtgtacatgtgatcGCCAGTGCatgtgtgaggaccagtgtatgtgtgagcgccagtgtacgtgtgagcgccAGTGCATGTGTGAGTGCCAGTGTACGTGtgatcaccagtgtacgtgtgagcagtgGTGTACATGTGAGCAGTGGAGTatatgtgagcaccagtgtacgagtgagcaccagtgtacgtgtgaacaCCAGTGTatttgtgagcaccagtgtacgtgtgagcgccagtttacgtgtgagcaccagtgtacatgtgattACCAGTTTACGTGTGATCACCATTGTACGTGTGACCACCAGTGTCCGTGTGAGCATCAGTGTACCTGTGATCACATGTGTACGTGTGAGCAGTGGTGTccatgtgagcaccagtgtacgagtgagcaccagtgtacgtgtgaacaCCAGTTTTTGTGTGAGCGCCAGTATAAGTGTACATGTGAGCACTAGTTTACATGTGATCACCATTgtatgtgtgagcaccagtgtacgtgtgagcaccagtgtacatgtgagcagtagtgtacgtgtgagcaccagtgtacatgtgagcgCCAGTatatgtgtgagcaccagtgtacatgtgagcaccagtgtacatgtgatcaccagtgtacgtgtgagcaccagtgtacatgtgagcgCCAGTATACGTGT cagtgtacgtgtgagcaccagtgtacgtgtgagcagtggtgtacatgtgagcagtggtgtatgtgtgagcaccTGTGTACGGGTGAGCACCAATGTATGTGTGAgcgccagtgtacgtgtgagcactagtgtacgtgtgagcaccagtgtacgagtGAGCAgtggtgtacgtgtgagcaccagtgtacatgtgagcagCGGTGTCCGTGTGAGCCgtggtgtatgtgtgagcaccagtgtacgtgtgagcaccggTGTACGAGTGAGCAGTGGTGTATGTGTGAGCGCCAgtttacgtgtgagcaccagtgtacgtgtgattaCCAGTTTACGTGTGATCACCattgtacgtgtgagcaccagtgtacgtgtgagcaccagtatacatgtgatcaccagtgtacgtgtgagcactagTGTACATGTGAACACCAGTGTAAATGTGAGCGCCAGTATATGTGTGAGCAGCAGTGTACATGtgatcaccagtgtacgtgtgagcaccagtatacatgtgatcaccagtgtacgtgtgagcactagTGTACGTGTgaacaccagtgtacgtgtgaacaccagtgtacatgtgagcaccagtgtacgagtgagcaccagt tgtacgtgtgagcagtgGTGTACATGTGAGCAGTGGAGTatatgtgagcaccagtgtacgtgtgagcaccagtgtgcgTGTGAGCAGCAGTGtacatgtgagcaccagtgtatgtgTGAGCGCCAgtttacgtgtgagcaccagtgtacatgtgattACCAGTTTACGTGTGATCACCATTGTACGTGTGACCACCAGTGtccgtgtgagcaccagtgtacctgTGATCACACGTGTACGTGTGAGCAGTGGTGTCCATGTGAGCACCAGTTTACGAGTGAGCACCAGTATACGTGTGAACACCAGTTTTTGTGTGAGCGCCA cagtgtacgtgtgagcaccagtgtacgtgtgagcagtggtgtacatgtgagcagtggtgtatgtgtgagcaccTGTGTACGGGTGAGCGCCAATGTATGTGTGAgcgccagtgtacgtgtgagcactagtgtacatgtgagcaccagtgtacgagtGAGCAGTGGTGTACGTGTGAGTaccagtgtacatgtgagcagCGGTGTCCGTGTGAGCCgtggtgtatgtgtgagcaccagtgtacgtgtgagcaccggTGTACGAGTGAGCAGTGGTGTATGTGTGAGCGCCAgtttacgtgtgagcaccagtgtacgtgtgattaCCAGTTTACGTGTGATCACCattgtacgtgtgagcaccagtgtacgtgtgagcaccagtatacatgtgatcaccagtgtacgtgtgagcactagTGTACGTGTGaacaccagtgtacatgtgagcgCCAGTATATGTGTGAGCAGCAGTGTACATGtgatcaccagtgtacgtgtgagcaccagtataCATGTGATCACCAGTGCACGTGTGAGCACTAGTGTACGTGTGaacaccagtgtacatgtgagcgCCAGTATATGTGTGAGCAGCAGTGtacatgtgagcaccagtgtacgagtgagcaccagtgtacgtgatCACCAGTGTACAtga